ATTATAAATTTGAACTTGAGCAAAATTATCCAAATCCGTTTAATCCGGTAACGAATATTAAGTATACAATTCCACTTAATTCAGTTATACCTAACGAAATGAAAAAACTGAGCGATTTCTCGTCACAAGTTCACTTAACTGAAAATGACAATGTGAAGATTTCTTTAATTGTATATGATTTGTTAGGAATTGAAATAAAAACATTAGTAAACACAAAACAAAAGCCGGGTAATTATGAAGTTGAATTCAATGGCTCGGGATTACCGACTGGTATATATTTCTACAAATTCCAGGCGGGCAATTTTGTTGTCACAAATAAGATGATACTAATCAAATAAAAAATTCTTCGATTTAAAACTTTAGAAATTTCAAGTTATTATATAATTGAAATTGTTTATCTTAAACTGCATTGTTTTATTAGAGAAAAAAAACTAAATTTGAATATGACATTTAATCCTTTTAAAATAAAAGAAAAATCTGCAATTCTATTTTTAGGAATATTTTTATCGTTTTTATTCCTATCGTTTACTCATTCGCATGAATTTAATTTTATTTTAAATTCCCCAAACTCAGTTTCAACCGAAAATAATAATCATCACGATCCGTTTTTAGATAGTTCACTAAATTGTACCATTCATAGTTTTAATAATTCTATTGGAATTGATTTTACTAGTACATCATTTAGTGATCTAAATAATATATCAAATTATAGAATTTGTGAATACGAATCTTCACATTACAAATCATTAAATTATAAATCCAACCAATTAAGAGCACCTCCAACAAATTAAGTAAGTCAACAAACTTTAACTTATTTAATTTAAAAAGGAGATGCCATGAAAAATCATTTTTTTAAAAGTGTATTATTTTTTTCTTTTCTATTAGTCTTTATTTCTTGCAAAGATGATGATCCGATAACTCCGGCAGAAGATCATTTTGAGGCAATTGGAACTATAATTTATGATGCGACTGGAGCAGTTGTAGTATCAATTTTAAGAGGTCGAACAGATGATACATTACAAATAAATAATGGGGAATTATCAGACCACTTTGAAGTTAAATTTTATGATGAAAATGAAAATATTATAAATCCACCGAATAATGAAAATATAAAACTTAGTTATGAAATTGGTGAAAATACAATTGCAAGTTGGTGGCAGCATGAAGGTGAAGAAGGAGGTTTTGAATTTCATTTAAATGGATTAAAACCCGGTACGACTACGTTGGAATTATTTATTGTTCATGAAGGTCACAATGATTATAGATCGGGATTAATTCCTTTGATTGTAAAGTAATGATAACTTATATAAAAATATTTTTATTTACATCATTAGTTTTTGCTGTACAAAGTACAACCTTTGGCAAAAATGTAAATATACACATTATTGTTCTTGATTCAGAAAACAATAAAGTTGTACCAAATGCAATTGTAAAAATTGTAGAACTATCAAAATCATTTACGTGTAACGATAATGGTGAATTATCAATCCCAAAATTGGATTATGGAATTTATACATTTGCAATTCATCACATTAGTTATGAAGAAAATGTTTCAAATATTACAATTGATGAAAATTCAAATAAGAAAATTGTTTTTTATTTAATTCCAAAAACAATTCAACTTGATCCGGTTGTAATTGCTGATTATAAATCCTACTCAACTTTTGATGATTTGAGAGAATTATCAAATGTTCTAAAGGGAAAAAATTTGCAAAAACAATTAGGATTAACACTTGCTGCAACTTTAAAAAATGAAGCTGGTCTATCGATGAGATCGATGGGACCAGCTCCTTCAAGACCAGTAATTCGCGGATTAGGTTCCAACAGAGTTGTTATAAGTGAAGATGGAATTAAAACAGTAGATTTATCAGCAACTTCTCCGGATCATGCAGTAACAATTGATCCATTTACAATTGAAAGAATTGAAGTACTTCGCGGACCAAAAATTTTAACACAAAGTTCTACAACAATTGGTGGAATTGTTAATACAATTAGAAATGAAATTCCTAAAGTTCAGCATGATGATTTAATAGGTTCCATTGGTAGTTATGTTGAAACAGTAAACCAAGGATTTCTTGGTTCAGCAATGATAGAATACCCAATTTCCGATTTTTCTTTTAGAACGGAAATAAGCAAAAGAAAAACAAATGATTTAAAAACTCCAATTAAGAAATTGAAAAATTCGGATTCTGAAAATTTGAATTATAGTTTTTCCGGAAGTTATTTTCCAAGTTTTGGTGTTTTGGGAATTTCATATAGAAATTTTGAATTAGATTATGGAGTTCCTGGTGGATTTGTTGGAGCTCACCCAAAAGGTGTTGATATAGAAATAAAAAAAAATCAATTTAATATTTTAAATGATATAAAAATTGATAATGAAAATTTTGAGAATATTGAAATTGCATTAAGCAGAGTTTATTATCGTCATAAAGAATATGAATCAAGCGGGGCAATTGGTTCAGAATTTGAAATAGAAAATTATATTGGTAAAATTGATCTGAATATTAAAAAATTTACAATTTTTACAAATGGAATTCTGGGATTAAATTTTGAATATGAAAATTTTAATGTTGGTGGATTTGTGTTTACACCACCCTCAAAGCATTATAATTTATCAACTTATCTATTTGAAAATTTTGATTATAAAAAGATAAAATTCGAATTTGGAGCAAGATATAATTTTGATCAAATTACTCCAGATAAAAATAACCCAGATTCAAAAATTGGTTTTATTAGAAAAAGAATATTTAACACTTATTCACTTTCAGCTTCTGCCTTATACGAAATATCTAATATAGTTTACATTGGAACAAATTTAAGCAAATCTTCAAGAACGCCAACTGTGGAAGAATTATTTTCTCAAGGTCCGCACTTGGCTGCATATTCCTTTGAAATTGGAAATCCAAATTTAAAAGATGAAAGTGGATTTGGAGCAGAAGTTTTTATCTATCATAATTTTCAAGACTTTTATTTCAATTTAACATTTTTTAGAAATGATTTAACAAATTATATAATTCCGCGAAATATTGGAGAAACCAATTATGCAACTTTTCTTCCAATTTACCAAACCAGCGGTGTTGAAGCAATTTTACAAGGATTTGAAAATAGAATTGACTGGAATATTTGCAATTGTCTAAAAATTTCAAACACTATAAGTTTCACAGAAGGAAAATTTAAATCGGATGGCTATTTACCTCAAATTCCACCGTTAAAAGGATTGCTTGAAATTACATATAAAAGTGATTATTTAAATTTTGGAGTTTCTAACGAATGGGCTTTGGCACAAAATAATGTTGATGAATTTGAAGAACCAACAAAAGGTTATTTTGTTAATAATTTATTCTTG
The nucleotide sequence above comes from Ignavibacteriota bacterium. Encoded proteins:
- a CDS encoding TonB-dependent receptor; protein product: MITYIKIFLFTSLVFAVQSTTFGKNVNIHIIVLDSENNKVVPNAIVKIVELSKSFTCNDNGELSIPKLDYGIYTFAIHHISYEENVSNITIDENSNKKIVFYLIPKTIQLDPVVIADYKSYSTFDDLRELSNVLKGKNLQKQLGLTLAATLKNEAGLSMRSMGPAPSRPVIRGLGSNRVVISEDGIKTVDLSATSPDHAVTIDPFTIERIEVLRGPKILTQSSTTIGGIVNTIRNEIPKVQHDDLIGSIGSYVETVNQGFLGSAMIEYPISDFSFRTEISKRKTNDLKTPIKKLKNSDSENLNYSFSGSYFPSFGVLGISYRNFELDYGVPGGFVGAHPKGVDIEIKKNQFNILNDIKIDNENFENIEIALSRVYYRHKEYESSGAIGSEFEIENYIGKIDLNIKKFTIFTNGILGLNFEYENFNVGGFVFTPPSKHYNLSTYLFENFDYKKIKFEFGARYNFDQITPDKNNPDSKIGFIRKRIFNTYSLSASALYEISNIVYIGTNLSKSSRTPTVEELFSQGPHLAAYSFEIGNPNLKDESGFGAEVFIYHNFQDFYFNLTFFRNDLTNYIIPRNIGETNYATFLPIYQTSGVEAILQGFENRIDWNICNCLKISNTISFTEGKFKSDGYLPQIPPLKGLLEITYKSDYLNFGVSNEWALAQNNVDEFEEPTKGYFVNNLFLQYSFSLNGLINNISFNVDNIFDQEYRNHLSRVKSILPEAGRNFRLSYKMYFHM